GCGGCGGCCGCGGCGGCGGCGGCGGCGCTCTTCACCGTCACGCGCGCCGGCTTCCGCATCGGCTGCCAGGTCGGCGCCGGGCAGGGCCTCTGCAACGGCCTTGTCGTCTTCCGATTCCGGATGGTTTTCACCGCGGTTGACGGTCTCGAGCGTGGCCGCATGCTGGGTCGGCTTGCGGCGCTCGCCGCGCTCGCGACGCTCGCCGCGTTCCTGGCGCTCGCCACGGCCGGTTGCCTCGACGGCTTCCGGCTGCTCGGCACGCTCGCGCGGTTCGCGGTTCTCGCGCGGTTCACGCGGTTCACGGCTTTCACGCGGTTCGCGCGGTTCGCGGCCTTCGCGCGGGCCACGGCCCTCGCGACCTTCGCGGCCCTCACGACCTTCGCGGTTTTCGCGACCTTCACGCGGCTCGCGACCCTCGCGCGGCTCACGGCCTTCACGCGGTTCGCGCACTTCCTTGCCTTCGCGTTCCTGGCGTTGCGGCTGGCCACGGCCTACTGCTGCCTGGTCGCGGCCGCCTTGCGCCTGCTGCGCGCCGCCACGACGGTTGCGATTGCGGTCGCCGCCGCGTTGCTCGCTCTTCTCGGTCCGCTCGCGGGCCGGACGGGCTGTCTGCTCCTTGGCCGGTGCCGGAGCAACCGGTGCGGGTGCCGGGGCCGGCGACACGCCGAACAGGCCTTTCAGCCAGCCGATGAAGCCGCCGCTTGCCGCGACGACAGGGGCGGGCGCGGCAACCGGTTCGACCGGACGCTGCGGTGCCGGGCTCGGGGCCGGACGCTCGGGCGTGATGCCCTTGACCGCGGCTTCCTGCTTCGGCTTCACCTCTGCTGCGCGCTTGCTGTAGCCGGTTTCCGACTCCAGTTCGCGGGCGGCTTCCTCGGCCATCTTCCACGACGCGCGCGGATCGTCGAGGCGCGCATCGTCGTGACGCAGGCGCTCGAGCTTGTAATGCGGCGTATCGAGGTGCTTGTTCGGGATCAGCACGATGCCGACCTTGAAGCGCGACTCGATCTTGTTGATTTCCTGACGCTTTTCGTTGAGCAGGAAGGCGGTCACCTCGACCGGCACCTGGCAGTGGATCGCCGCGGTGTTTTCCTTCATCGCTTCTTCCTGAATGATCCGCAGGACCTGCAGCGCGGACGATTCGGTATCGCGGATGTGGCCGGTGCCGTTACAACGCGGGCAGGTCACGTGGCTGCCTTCCGACAGGGCCGGACGCAGGCGCTGGCGCGACAGTTCCATCAGGCCGAAACGGGAGATCTTGCCCATCTGCACGCGCGCGCGGTCATGCTTGAGCGCGTCTTTCAGGCGCTGCTCGACTTCGCGCTGGCTCTTCGCCGATTCCATGTCGATGAAATCGATCACGATCAGGCCGCCGAGGTCGCGCAGGCGGAGCTGGCGGGCGACTTCGTCGGCTGCTTCGAGGTTCGTGCGGGTCGCCGTTTCCTCGATGTCCGCGCCCTTGGTCGCGCGCGCCGAGTTCACGTCGATCGCGACGAGCGCTTCGGTGTGGTCGATCACGATCGCGCCGCCCGACGGCAGCGGCACCGTGCGCGAGTACGCGGTCTCGATCTGGTGCTCGATCTGGAAGCGGGAGAACAGCGGCACGTCGTCGTGGTAGCGCTTCACCTTCGCGACGTTGTCCGGCATCACGATATCCATGAATGCGCGGGCCTGATCGTGAATTTCGTTCGTATCGATCAGGATTTCGCCGATATCGGGCTGGAAATAGTCCCGGATCGCGCGGATCACGAGGCTCGATTCCAGATAGATCAGCATCGGCTGGCCGGCGTTGCCGCTTTGCGATGCCGCTTCGATCGCGCGCCACAGTTGCAGCAGGTAGTTCAGGTCCCACTGCAGTTCTTCGGCGCTGCGGCCGATGCCCGCGGTACGGGCGATCATGCTCATGCCGTCCGGAATCTGCAGTTGCGCCATCGTTTCGCGCAGTTCCTGGCGCTCGTCGCCTTCGATCCGGCGCGACACGCCGCCGCCGCGCGGATTGTTCGGCATCAGCACGAGGTAACGGCCGGCGAGCGAGATGAAGGTGGTGAGGGCGGCGCCCTTGTTGCCACGCTCTTCCTTCTCGACCTGGACGATCAGCTCCTGGCCTTCGCGCAGGGCATCCTGAATGCGCGCGGAGCGCATGTCGATGCCTTCCTTGAAGTACTGGCGGGCGACTTCCTTGAACGGCAGGAAGCCGTGGCGGTCTTCGCCGTAGTTGACGAAGCACGCTTCGAGCGACGGCTCGATGCGGGTGATGACACCTTTGTAGATATTGCCTTTGCGCTGTTCGCGCCCGGCTGTCTCGATGTCGATGTCGATGAGCTTCTGCCCGTCAACGATGGCGACGCGCAGCTCCTCCTGCTGCGTCGCATTGAACAGCATGCGTTTCATGAACGACTCCAGGCGGCTCCGCTGCCGGCGCCTCGCGGTTGTCAGTCGCGAAGGCGGGAACGACGGCAGGCCGCACCTTGTTGTGTTGTCACAAGCACGCTGGAGCGGGAACGATGGCGGGGAGAATTGCCTGAAGAGGCGCTTGGGCCCGAAAGACGGGGCCGGCGGCCGTAGGGCACCTGCGAATACGGTTTCAAAGCACGGCGTTCACACACCGCACGCTGCAAAAGCGCGCTAAGCCTGAGTCCGGGCATTGCCACGGGCGCGCGCAATGCGTCGCGCGCGCCGACGGGCGGCAGATGCTGCGGCTTGGGCCGCAGCGGGGAGTATCGAATCCAGCCCGACTTTCCCGCTTGGGGTGTACTTCCCTGGTTTGACGTCGCCAAGTCCCGCACGCTTCGCGGGACCAAATCGGGCGCAACGCCGTAATTTTCGCAACCGGCAGCCTGCGGACGCACTTCGCGCCGTCGGGCTGCCGATCAAATTCTTTTCAACCAACTTTCCGTTACCGCGGCGCCTTGCCGACCGAATCCGCCTGTGGGCGCGATCCTTGCCGACGGGCAGCGCCGTGCGTGCAACTTGCTGCATCTCTTTGATTAGGGGCGAGCAGTAGACCCCCGGCGCAAGTAAAATAACGGTTTCCGCTTGCGCCTTGCCCGACTCGGTCGGGGCCGGCCGGTCAGGCCACCCTCAACGTCAGGCTGGGCAAAATTATATTCAGTATGAATGAGTTAGGCAAAATATCCCAGAATTCAGTCGCAAGCGGCCAGGTATCGATGATCGAGATCGACGAAAACTCGGCCGGTCAGCGGATCGACAACTTCCTGTTGCGCGTCTGTAAAGGCGTGCCGAAAAGCCATATTTACCGGATCCTCCGCAGCGGCGAAGTGCGTGTGAACAAGGGCCGGATCGATGCGCAGTACCGCCTGGCCCTGGGCGACGTTGTCCGCGTGCCGCCCGTGCGTGTGGCGGCGGCGGACCTCGCACGCGCCGACACGCCCATCGTGCCACCCGCGAATTTCAACGTGCTGTACGAGGACGACGCGATGCTCGTCATCGACAAGCCGGCCGGCGTTGCCGTGCACGGCGGCAGCGGCGTCGCGTTCGGCGTGATCGAGCAGATGCGCCAGGCGCGCCCGCGCGCGAAATTCCTCGAACTCGTGCACCGGCTCGACCGCGAGACGTCCGGGATCCTGATGCTCGCGAAGAAGCGCACGGCGCTGGTCGGCCTGCACGAACAGATCCGCGAGAACCGGATGGACAAGCGCTACTTCGCCTGTGCGCACGGCGAATGGCAGCCCGACTGGGGGCGCCGCCGCGCGGTGAAGGTGCCGCTGTTCAAGTATTCGACCCCGGAAGGGGAGCGCCGCGTGCGCGTGCAGGACGACGGGCAGCCGTCGCATACGGTGTTCAACCTCGTCGACAGCTGGTCCGACTACGTGCTCGTCGAAGCGGAACTCAAAACGGGTCGAACCCATCAGATCCGCGTGCACCTCGCGCATCTCGGCCTGCCGATCGCCGGCGACGCCAAGTATGGCGATTTCGCACTCAACAAGGCGCTGGCGCGCGCGAACGCGCAACCGTCGCTGAAGCGGATGTTCCTGCATGCGTACCGGCTGCGGCTTGCCCATCCGATCACCGGCGAGGCGCTGCAGTTCGACGCGCCGCTGCCGGATGACTGCCAGCGTTTCCTCGATCAACTCAGCGCATTGCGCGATACCGCCTGAACCGCATGGCTCGACAGCAATTTGACCTGATCGTCTTCGACTGGGACGGCACGCTGATGGATTCGACTGCGCACATCGCGCACAGCATCCAGGCCGCATGCCGCGATCTCGGCCTGCCCACGCCCTCCGACGAGGCGTCGCGCTACGTGATCGGCCTCGGCCTGCGCGATGCGCTGCAGATTACGGCTCCGACCCTCGATCCGTCCGAGTACTCGAGACTCGCCGAGCGCTACCGCTATCACTATCTGCTCGACGACCAGCGCATCGAGCTGTTCGCCGGCGTACGCGAACTGCTCGCTGAACTGCGCGACACGGGCTATCTGCTCGCGGTGGCGACCGGCAAGGGGCGGGTGGGGCTGAACCGCGTGCTCGACCAGTCGAAGCTGACGAGCGTGTTCGATGCGACGCGCTGCGCGGACGAGACGTTCTCGAAACCGCACCCGGCGATGCTGCACGAGTTGTCGCGGGAATTGGGGCAGGACTTGTCGCGCACCGTGATGATCGGCGACACGACGCACGACCTGCAGATGGCCGCGAGCGCCGGTGCGGCTGGCGTCGGGGTCGCGTATGGCGCGCACACGGCCGATGCGCTGGCGGCGCTCGCGCCGCGCTTCGTCGCGCCCGATGTCGGTGCGCTGGCCGAATGGCTGAGGGAGTACGCATGAGCACGGCGCCGGACGCCGTGCGCGTGTGCGCATCGGACGCGCTGACCGACGGCGGCGCCGGCGTGCGCGTCGACGCGACGCTGCGCGGTGAGCAGGCCGTCGTGTTCTTCGTGCGCTACGACGGCCGTGCCTACGGCTACCTGAATCGTTGTGCGCATGTGCCGATGGAGCTCGACTGGGCCGAAGGGCAGTTCTTCGAGTCGTCGGGCCTCTACCTGATGTGCGCGACACATGGCGCGATCTACGAGCCGAACACCGGCAAGTGCGTCGGCGGCCCGTGCCGCGGCGGCCGCCTGCGGCCGGTCGAGGTCGACGAACGCGACACGCCCGACGGCCGTGCGGTATTCTGGGTGCCGGATGCCGACCTGCATCCTGCCACTCCCGCCACGACCGACTGACGACACCACTGCATGGCCGACCAACCGAATTCCCCGGAATCCTCCTCCCGTCCCGACAGCCGTGAACCGAACTGGGAGCGCGCGGCGCTCGAACGGATCGCGCTCGCGGCCGTCAAGGAGCAGCGTGCGGCGCGGCGCTGGAAGATCTTCTTCCGCTTCGCGTTCCTCGGCGTGTTCGTGCTGTTCGCGTTCGCGCTGATCGATTTCTCGAGCGATTCGAAGTTTTCGTCGAGCGGGCGGCACACGGCGCTCGTGACGATCGACGGCGAGATCGCGGCCGGCGTCAATGCGAACGCCGACGACATCAATACGGCGCTCGACGCCGCATTCGACGACGACGGCACGGCCGGCGTCGTGCTGCGGATCAACAGCCCGGGCGGCAGCCCCGTGCAGGCCGGGATGGTCTACGACGAGATCCGGCGGCTGCGTGCGAAGCATCCGGACAAGCCGCTGTATGTCGTCGTGACCGACATGTGCGCATCGGGCGGCTATTACATCGCGGCCGCGGCCGACAAGATCTTCGTCGACAAGGCGAGCATCGTCGGGTCGATCGGCGTGCTGATGGACGGTTTCGGTTTCACGGGGCTGATGGGCAAGCTCGGCGTCGAACGCCGCCTGCATACGTCAGGTGAAAACAAGGGCTTCTACGATCCGTTCTCGCCGGAGACGCCGAAGATGGACGCGCACGCGCAGGCGCTGCTCGATCAGGTGCACGCGCAGTTCATCAAGGCCGTGAAGGATGGCCGCGGCAAGCGGCTGCACGAGACGCCCGACATGTTCTCGGGCCTGTTCTGGACGGGCGAGAAGAGCGTCGAGCTGGGGCTTGCCGACGGTTACGGCACGACCGACACGGTCGCGCGCGACGTGCTGAAGGCGCCGGATCTCGTCGATTACACGGTGAAGGAAAGCCTGACGAACCGTGTCGCGCGCAAGTTCGGCGCGGCCGTCGGCGGCGCCGCGATGAAGGCGCTGACGGCCGGCGGCGCGTCGGTCAGCCTGCGCTGACAGGCTGGCGGCGGGCCGCGATGGCCCGCCTGTCAGTTGGCTGATCGCCGAGCGTGGCGTCAGTTCGCGAGCAGCAGGAAGATCGCGGGTCGCTTGTGCAGGTTCGGCGCAGGCGCCTTTTTCCAGTCGGCCACGGTGCGGCTCGCGATCGTCTCGGTCGCGAGGGTCAGGTCGGCCGCGACGCAAATCTGCGTCGACGGCGCGCAGGTCGCGACCAGCGTGTCGAGCATCGCGTGATTCCGGTACGGCGTTTCGATGAAGATCTGCGTCTGGCGCGCCTTGCGTGACAGTTGCTCGAGTTCGCGCAAGCGCTTCGCGCGCGCGGCCGCATCGACCGGCAGGTAGCCGTTGAACGCGAAGCTCTGGCCGTTCAGGCCCGATGCCATCAGCGCGAGCAGGATCGAACTCGGCCCGACGAGCGGCACGACCTTCACGCCGCGCTCGTGCGCGCGGCGCACCAGCAGCGCGCCGGGATCGGCGACGGCCGGGCAGCCGGCCTCCGACACCAGGCCGGCGTCAGCGCCGGCCAGTATGGGCGCGAGCAGCCGGTCGATCGCGCCGGCCGGCGTATTGACGTTCAGTTCGCTGATCTCGATTTCCTGGATCGGGCGCGTCGTGCCGATCTTCTTCAGAAACGCGCGCGTCGTTTTCGCGTTCTCGCCGATGTAATAGCCGAGCGTGCCGGCGCGCGCCTGGACGGCCGCGGGCAGCACCGCGGCGAGCATCGATTCGTCGCCTTCGCCAAGCGTGTTCGGGACGAGGTAAAGCGTGCCGGCGGTCATGCGCGGTCTCCACGGGTGGTTGCAAACAGCGGGTATTCGGCGGCGCGCAGCATCCGCGTGAGCGCGATCAGCGGCAGGCCGACGAGCGCGGTCGGGTCGTTGGAATCGATCGCGTCGAGCAGCGCGATGCCGAGCCCTTCGGATTTCGCGCTGCCGGCGACGTCGTATGGCGTTTCCGCGCGCAGGTAGGCGTCGAGTTCGGCCTCGGGCAGCGAGCGGAAGCGCACGTGCGTGACGATGTCCTCGACCTGCGCTTCGCCCGTCCGGCTGTCGTACAGGCAAAGCGCGCTGTGGAATTCGACGGCGCGGCCCTGCATCAACACGAGCTGCGCGAGTGCGCGCTCGTGCGTGCCGGGCTTGCCGATCTGGTGGCCGTCGAAGGTCGCGACCTGGTCCGACCCGATCACGAGCACGCCGTCGGGCGCGTCGATCGTCGCGGCGACGGCGCGTGCTTTCGCATCGGCGAGGCGCAGCGCGGTCGCAGCCGGCGTTTCGCCGTCGAGCGGGGTTTCGTCGAGGTCGGGCGACACGACGTCGAACGGTACGCCGAGGCGCTCGAGGAGCGCGCGGCGGTAGCGGGAACTGGAGGCGAGAATCAGCCGCGGCGGGCGGCAAACGGTATCCGGCATGGTCGGTTGGATCGGTGAGTCGTCAGGTGTGGAGCGGCGTTGCGCGGACGCAAGCTTAAGTGATTGACCGCAAAAGGTAAAACAGGTATGCTTTCCCGCTTTTCGTCGGCAGGCTTCTGTTGTGGTGGCGCCTGCCGGGTCTTCGGAAGTAAAGTACGTCATCCGCGGATGAGCCGTACGCGAGCGGTGCCAAGCCGGATTCGCAAGTCAGCCTGTAGGCAGGAGCGCACATGAACACTTCTTCTGGCAAACCTGCGGCGGCGCTTGATCCGCATGCGGTCGACCTGTTCGAGTTCGCCCGCAGCGGCCGGCAGGCAGCAGGGGCGGTGCGCCTCTCGCAACTGCCGCGCATGTTAAACGAAGTGCCGGCGGACGCGCCAGATCGCGACACGGTTTTCACTTGGCAGGCGGAAGGGTTCACGCAGAAGGAATTGCAGGACGACGGCGCCGATGGGCAGCAGCCGTATCTGCGCCTCGCGGTGCATGGCCATGCGTGGCTCACGTGCCAGCGCTGCGTGACCCCGTACGACCAGACGTTCGACGTCGACATGACGTACCGGGTCGTCGCGACCGAAGAAGAAGCTGAAGAATTTCCGCTCGACGACGATGAAGCCGATGTGATCGTGGGCTCACGCCAGTTCGATCTCGTCGACTTGATCGAAGAGGAATTGCTGCTTTCGTTGCCGCTCGTGCCCAAGCACGAGGTTTGCCCGGCAGTCCACGAAAGCCTCGTGTCGGGTGCGAGCGGTCCCGCGGAAGAGACGGATGAAGAGTCCGAGGAAGCCGGGGACGAAGGCAAACGGCCGAATCCGTTCGCAGCGCTGGAAGCGTTGAAGAAGGGCGGTGACGGCACCAAGAAACACTAAGCAGTTGTGGCGCGGGAAGGCGTAAGGGCTTTGGGCCAGGGTAGTTAAGCGTCGGATCGGGCTGTGTTAGAATCCGGAAAATTATTTAGGAGTTAGTCATGGCAGTCCAGCAAAACAAGAAGTCGCCGTCGAAGCGCGGCATGCATCGTTCGCACGATTTCCTGACGGCAGCGCCGCTGGCAGTCGAGCCGAGCACGGGTGAAGTGCATCTGCGTCACCACGTCAGCCCGAACGGCTACTATCGCGGCAAGAAAGTCGTCAAGACGAAGAACGACTAAGCGTCAAGTCACGCGTTGCGCGCTACGCTCGTCGTTCGCGTGACAACTGGTCGCTTGACACTTTCCTGGCGCAACAAAAAGGCGGCATTCAACTGCCGCTTTTTTGTGCCTGAAATTCGTCGCATTCCATGACCGTAAAGCTCACTATCGATTGCATGGGAGGCGACCACGGCCCGTCCGTGACCGTTCCCGCAGCAGTCAAGTTCGTCCGCGCGCATCCCGATGCGCACCTGATGCTCGTCGGCATCGAAAGCGCAATCCGCGCTCAGCTGAAGAAGCTGAAAGCCCTCGACGATCCCGCGCTGACCATCGTTCCCGCCACCGAAGTCGTGGCGATGGACGACCCTGTCGAAGTGGCGCTGCGCAAGAAGAAGGATTCTTCGATGCGTGTCGCGCTCAACCACGTCAAGGAAGGCGCGGCGCAGGCCTGTATCTCCGCCGGCAATACCGGCGCGCTGATGGCCGTTTCCCGTTACGTACTCAAGACGCTGCCCGGCATCGAGCGGCCCGCGATCGCGTTCGCGCTGCCGAACCCGACCGGCTACACGATGATGCTGGACCTCGGCGCGAACGTCGACTGCGAACCGCAGCACCTGCTGCAGTTCGCGGAGATGGGGCACGCCCTCGTGGCCGCGCTCGAAGGCAAGGAGCGCCCGACGATCGGCCTGCTGAACATCGGCGAAGAGGTCATCAAGGGCAACGAGACGATCAAGCGCGCAGGTGAACTGCTGCGTGCCAGCACGCTCAATTTCCGCGGCAACGTGGAAGGCAACGACATCTACAAGGGCACCGTCGACGTGATCGTGTGCGACGGCTTCGTCGGCAACGTCGCGCTGAAGACGTCGGAAGGGCTCGCGCAGATGCTGTCCGACATCATCCGCGAGGAGTTCGGCCGTTCGCTGATGTCGAAGCTGATGGCGCTGCTCGCGCTGCCGGTGCTGATGCGTTTCAAGAAGCGCGTCGACCACCGCCAGTACAACGGCGCGGCGCTGCTGGGGCTGAAGAGCCTCGTGATCAAGAGCCATGGTTCGGCCGACGCCTACGCGTTTGAGTGGGCAATCAAACGCGGGTATGATGCCGTCAAAAACGGCGTGCTGGAGCGCCTCACGCGTGCGATGGCGGATAATTCGGTGTCGCTCGGCGATGGCGAACACAACGCGGGCGGCGCGGGCCATGCAAGCCCCGCCGCAGGCCATCACGCCGAACCTTCCGCTGCGCAATCCTCTAAAGCATAAATGGCCCAATCGACTCTCTATTCCCGCGTGCTCGGCACGGGCAGCTATCTGCCGCCTGACCGCGTCACGAACCAGC
The DNA window shown above is from Burkholderia cepacia and carries:
- a CDS encoding Rne/Rng family ribonuclease, with translation MKRMLFNATQQEELRVAIVDGQKLIDIDIETAGREQRKGNIYKGVITRIEPSLEACFVNYGEDRHGFLPFKEVARQYFKEGIDMRSARIQDALREGQELIVQVEKEERGNKGAALTTFISLAGRYLVLMPNNPRGGGVSRRIEGDERQELRETMAQLQIPDGMSMIARTAGIGRSAEELQWDLNYLLQLWRAIEAASQSGNAGQPMLIYLESSLVIRAIRDYFQPDIGEILIDTNEIHDQARAFMDIVMPDNVAKVKRYHDDVPLFSRFQIEHQIETAYSRTVPLPSGGAIVIDHTEALVAIDVNSARATKGADIEETATRTNLEAADEVARQLRLRDLGGLIVIDFIDMESAKSQREVEQRLKDALKHDRARVQMGKISRFGLMELSRQRLRPALSEGSHVTCPRCNGTGHIRDTESSALQVLRIIQEEAMKENTAAIHCQVPVEVTAFLLNEKRQEINKIESRFKVGIVLIPNKHLDTPHYKLERLRHDDARLDDPRASWKMAEEAARELESETGYSKRAAEVKPKQEAAVKGITPERPAPSPAPQRPVEPVAAPAPVVAASGGFIGWLKGLFGVSPAPAPAPVAPAPAKEQTARPARERTEKSEQRGGDRNRNRRGGAQQAQGGRDQAAVGRGQPQRQEREGKEVREPREGREPREGREPREGRENREGREGREGREGRGPREGREPREPRESREPREPRENREPRERAEQPEAVEATGRGERQERGERRERGERRKPTQHAATLETVNRGENHPESEDDKAVAEALPGADLAADAEAGARDGEERRRRRRGRRGGRRERDEDGAIIDQAEQGADGEAAVQAVTPEAPAAVEPAHTAAPAVVAAVASAVAVEAVVEQHAAPAAVEAQPAPAPAEAAPVEPAVAVQAVEPAPVAPAVVTEAGPAPVEVSPTDAFEVPAVPAAAPAVVEAPQSAAVEQAAPAVAIEAAPVAVEPAPVEVAPVEAVAAPAPAAPAPAAAAPAAAPAQPAAAPASASLDVVLEQAGLVWVNTDANKFAAAQEAASQLPRPSRVPRERKALPPADTAPMQQVETTHH
- a CDS encoding RluA family pseudouridine synthase; the encoded protein is MNELGKISQNSVASGQVSMIEIDENSAGQRIDNFLLRVCKGVPKSHIYRILRSGEVRVNKGRIDAQYRLALGDVVRVPPVRVAAADLARADTPIVPPANFNVLYEDDAMLVIDKPAGVAVHGGSGVAFGVIEQMRQARPRAKFLELVHRLDRETSGILMLAKKRTALVGLHEQIRENRMDKRYFACAHGEWQPDWGRRRAVKVPLFKYSTPEGERRVRVQDDGQPSHTVFNLVDSWSDYVLVEAELKTGRTHQIRVHLAHLGLPIAGDAKYGDFALNKALARANAQPSLKRMFLHAYRLRLAHPITGEALQFDAPLPDDCQRFLDQLSALRDTA
- a CDS encoding HAD-IA family hydrolase: MARQQFDLIVFDWDGTLMDSTAHIAHSIQAACRDLGLPTPSDEASRYVIGLGLRDALQITAPTLDPSEYSRLAERYRYHYLLDDQRIELFAGVRELLAELRDTGYLLAVATGKGRVGLNRVLDQSKLTSVFDATRCADETFSKPHPAMLHELSRELGQDLSRTVMIGDTTHDLQMAASAGAAGVGVAYGAHTADALAALAPRFVAPDVGALAEWLREYA
- a CDS encoding Rieske (2Fe-2S) protein yields the protein MSTAPDAVRVCASDALTDGGAGVRVDATLRGEQAVVFFVRYDGRAYGYLNRCAHVPMELDWAEGQFFESSGLYLMCATHGAIYEPNTGKCVGGPCRGGRLRPVEVDERDTPDGRAVFWVPDADLHPATPATTD
- a CDS encoding S49 family peptidase: MADQPNSPESSSRPDSREPNWERAALERIALAAVKEQRAARRWKIFFRFAFLGVFVLFAFALIDFSSDSKFSSSGRHTALVTIDGEIAAGVNANADDINTALDAAFDDDGTAGVVLRINSPGGSPVQAGMVYDEIRRLRAKHPDKPLYVVVTDMCASGGYYIAAAADKIFVDKASIVGSIGVLMDGFGFTGLMGKLGVERRLHTSGENKGFYDPFSPETPKMDAHAQALLDQVHAQFIKAVKDGRGKRLHETPDMFSGLFWTGEKSVELGLADGYGTTDTVARDVLKAPDLVDYTVKESLTNRVARKFGAAVGGAAMKALTAGGASVSLR
- a CDS encoding SAM-dependent methyltransferase, giving the protein MTAGTLYLVPNTLGEGDESMLAAVLPAAVQARAGTLGYYIGENAKTTRAFLKKIGTTRPIQEIEISELNVNTPAGAIDRLLAPILAGADAGLVSEAGCPAVADPGALLVRRAHERGVKVVPLVGPSSILLALMASGLNGQSFAFNGYLPVDAAARAKRLRELEQLSRKARQTQIFIETPYRNHAMLDTLVATCAPSTQICVAADLTLATETIASRTVADWKKAPAPNLHKRPAIFLLLAN
- a CDS encoding Maf-like protein, translating into MPDTVCRPPRLILASSSRYRRALLERLGVPFDVVSPDLDETPLDGETPAATALRLADAKARAVAATIDAPDGVLVIGSDQVATFDGHQIGKPGTHERALAQLVLMQGRAVEFHSALCLYDSRTGEAQVEDIVTHVRFRSLPEAELDAYLRAETPYDVAGSAKSEGLGIALLDAIDSNDPTALVGLPLIALTRMLRAAEYPLFATTRGDRA
- a CDS encoding DUF177 domain-containing protein; amino-acid sequence: MNTSSGKPAAALDPHAVDLFEFARSGRQAAGAVRLSQLPRMLNEVPADAPDRDTVFTWQAEGFTQKELQDDGADGQQPYLRLAVHGHAWLTCQRCVTPYDQTFDVDMTYRVVATEEEAEEFPLDDDEADVIVGSRQFDLVDLIEEELLLSLPLVPKHEVCPAVHESLVSGASGPAEETDEESEEAGDEGKRPNPFAALEALKKGGDGTKKH
- the rpmF gene encoding 50S ribosomal protein L32, coding for MAVQQNKKSPSKRGMHRSHDFLTAAPLAVEPSTGEVHLRHHVSPNGYYRGKKVVKTKND
- the plsX gene encoding phosphate acyltransferase PlsX, with product MTVKLTIDCMGGDHGPSVTVPAAVKFVRAHPDAHLMLVGIESAIRAQLKKLKALDDPALTIVPATEVVAMDDPVEVALRKKKDSSMRVALNHVKEGAAQACISAGNTGALMAVSRYVLKTLPGIERPAIAFALPNPTGYTMMLDLGANVDCEPQHLLQFAEMGHALVAALEGKERPTIGLLNIGEEVIKGNETIKRAGELLRASTLNFRGNVEGNDIYKGTVDVIVCDGFVGNVALKTSEGLAQMLSDIIREEFGRSLMSKLMALLALPVLMRFKKRVDHRQYNGAALLGLKSLVIKSHGSADAYAFEWAIKRGYDAVKNGVLERLTRAMADNSVSLGDGEHNAGGAGHASPAAGHHAEPSAAQSSKA